A stretch of DNA from Trichomycterus rosablanca isolate fTriRos1 chromosome 1, fTriRos1.hap1, whole genome shotgun sequence:
CTCTCCTCATTGGACGAACGTGCCTTCGTCATGTGTGGCTTACTGGTCGGCGTTCTGCCACTgcctggtttaaaaaaaaacattatgtcCTCTATGCTGTTGGCGGGATTTCTATGACTTTCCAtcgtttctttgtgcttttaaaacacagcctacaattaaagcatttaaagtgtatactttttattttatttattcttgattatttcattcattttgcttattattaGTCTTCTTTGTTTCATCTGTATTACACAGACGCGTTTGTTGCACCACGTTTAATAGGTCTATATTGTTGGTATTGCTACTGCAACTGATCTGTAACTTCACTTTTGTATAGGGATATAtgtagacagatagagagaaaaaaaagaataaacttATTGATTTGTTCcttttaccatgtcataaaATCATGTGAGTTTGTAAATCTAATGTGAGTTTGTAAAtctaatgtgtattttatttatttcttgcttagtaaatgtgtattttatttatttcttgcttagtaaatgtgtattttatttatttcttgcttagtaaatgtgtattttatttatttcttgcctagtaaatgtgtattttatttatttcttgcttagtaaatgtgtattttatttattgctaaatgtgtattttttttttttgcttagtaaatgtgtattttatttattttgcttagattttctatattcttattgtacagtgtccttgggtgtcatgaaaggagcttttcaaataaaataaattattattattattatgtgagtCTATGAAACGACCTTGCATTTGCTTACACATTAGATGGGGAAACGGCactttttctgtggaaatgggtggctcttaaaagagccttttgaTCAGAACACGAGAGCGAGTTTACTTGGCCTTGGCTGCTTTCTCGGTCTTCTTGGGCAacagaacagcctggatgttgggcagcacaccgccctgagcgatggttacacctccaagcagtctgttcaactcctcgtcgttacgcacggccaactgcagatgacgagggatgatacgagacttcttgttatctctagcggcgttaccagccaactcgaggatctcagcggtcagatactccagcacggcagccaagtagacaggagcaccagctcccacacgCTCGGCGTAATGGCCTTTACGTAGCAGTCTGTGAACACGGCCCACGGGGAACTGAAGGCCGGCACGGGATGAACGAGTCTTGGCCTTAGCTCTAGCCTTACCACCGGTCTTGCCTCGTCCACTCATTTTGATGATCAGATGTGTTCGTCGAACAAAAACTGAAGTAAACTGGAAGAGAGCTCGAAACGGTATGATATAGGCAAACTGgcctctctcctattggcttagaGCGAAGGCAAAGCTGAGCCAATGCTAAACGCGCCGTCATGTCCAAGGGACGGCAGAGACAAGTGCCCCCCCTCCCCCATATACACATTTCTACGGACAGTTTTATGGGGATGGGTGACAAAATTATAGTTACACATAAAACAGGACCAGTCAAACTTAGTTTTGAACTCCTTGCTTATCACACTCTCCACAAaatatggatggatgcatgTATGAATGGTTGTATGTTCGCATGCATGCGAACATACATGTGTTTAGGAAACGCGACTCTTTATGGGAAGAaataggtggctcttaaaagagccgttttgAGAAAACGAAGGTAATAAAACATGAGCATGTTTACTTCTTCTTGGGGGCAGCTTTTTTGGCCTTGGCCGCTTTGGGCTTAGCGGTCTTGGGTTTGGCTGCCTTGGCTTTTTTAGGACTCTTGGCTGCCTTCTTGGGGGTCGCCGGCTTCTTAGGGCTCTTGGTGGCTTTCTTCGCGGCCGCAGCGGGCTTCTTGGGGGACTTCTTAGCGGCAGCAGTGGACTTCTTGGCTGCTACCTTCTTGGGCTTCTTTGCGGCGGTCTTTTTCACTTTAGGAGCGGCGGCTTTTTTGGCCGCGGGCTTCTTcgcctcggtctgcttcttgttgagcttgaaagagcctgaggcgccggtgcccttggtctgcaccagggtgcccttggtcaccaggcttttgacggcgagtttgacgcgggagttgttcttctccacgtcgtatccacctgcagacagagctttcttcagggcgGCCAGGGACACGCCGCTCTTCTCCTTGGAAGCGGAAACAGCTTTGACGATCAGCTCGCCGACGCTGGGGCCCGCTTTCTTGGGTTTGGCCGCGGTCTTCTTTTTGGGAGCCTTGGCGGGGGCCGAGCTGGCCGGCGCTGGAGCTACTTCTGCCAtcgttgttggagctaaaacggcACTCGGAAAGAGCGTGTAAAGCGCTGTGCTCTGTCGAACAGAGATTCCTCCCTCTTACGAGAGGCCTTAAAAGCCGACATGAGAACGGTGTAGACTCAACTCGGCCAGCGCAGCGTCTGTGTGCTTCcgtgacacatgcgcacttgtgttttctcatggcaaatagcgattaaaatacaagtcctgaTCCAAAATGCGAGGCAATAAAGTGCACGTCGGCCGAACATAAGCTCTCTCGTTCACGTGAAAGCCCGCAAAGACAACCTAACGACGCTCTGTTTCCTTGTGCTCTGGTAAAAAAGCACGGCGCTCCTGATGCGTAAAGCGACGGAGCGCACATTTCACATCTCATTGCACGTAAAAATATGCCGAGGACACCCAATCTTTTTGTAGGCACAGGTTGAAAAGGGCAAACCAGGCCTTGGCGTTTTCCACATGCATTTTTAAGCGGATGTGAGCTTCCTTTTCTACCAGAAAAATAGGCTGTTTAgtgcgaagtaaaacacagctaccaagcaggactaggtcgAGTCCAGAATGCTTAACTGGCATGTAGCAGAAGGAccaaatgggaaaaaaataaataaataaacgtaacaatttagaataatgatgatgatgataagaagaatatttaatattagtcAGAATAGTGGTAATAGTACTAATTGTAATAGAACAAGCGTATTCACAATGATGCCTTTTCTAATTtggaaattcatgtgtttcagccgcaACAATAGCTAACAAGTGTTAACAAGTGTCATAAGCGAGTTAGATTAAAAACCATGACTGAATTAGATGAaaggggaaggccctttcctgttccagcaggactATGCCTCTATGGGGACTATGCCTGCGCAGAGGCCTGAACGAAGCCCCACTGAACCGCTGAGGACTTTAGCTTTTCCGTAATATCGATTGAGGCCttcctgaccaacatcatttcaaagccatacaaatgcccttttgacagaatgggtcCAGATTCCGACAGACACAGTTCCAAGTCTTGGgataagcatgtgtgtgtgtgtgtgtgtgtgtgtgtgtgtgcgtgcgtgtgtgtaactctaaccctaacccttgccCTCAGACTCCCGCAGCGGGTCTTTGTCGGCGTCTGGGTCTTCGTCGGCGCTCGCAGGCTTGTTGGCTGGCGCTCACTTTTGAAGGCCTGGGGCCCCAGGTGTGGCTCGTCATCTCAAGGTGCGCCTCGTGTTCCTAGGCAGCACAGGTGACATCCGTTGAGCCCAAATGAACCCCGACCTCCTTGTAACCCTAACAACGATAACCCCAACACGTTTCTAACCCTAATTAGGATAACCCCAACTTGTGTTTAACACTAACTACAATAACCCTAAGTTGTTTCTAACCCTAAGTACGATAACCCAAAGTTGTTTCTTACCCTAACTACGAGAACCCCAAGttgtttctaaccctaactacgataaccccaagttgtttctaaccctaactacgataaccccaagttttttctaaccctaactacaaTAACCCCAAGttgtttctaaccctaactacgataaccccaagttgtttctaaccctaactacgataaccccaagttttttctaaccctaactacaaTAACCCCAAGttgtttctaaccctaactacgataaccccaagttttttctaaccctaactacaaTAACCCTAAGTTGTTTCTAACCCTAAGTACGATAACCCAAAGTTGTTTCTtaccctaactacgataactccaagttgtttctaaccctaactacgataaccccaagttttttctaaccctaactacaaTAACCCCAAGTTGTTTCTAACCCcaactacgataaccccaagttgtttctaaccctaactacgataaccccaagttgtttctaaccctaactacgataaccccaagttgtttctaaccctaactacaaTAACCCCAACGCGTTTATAACCCTAACTACAATAACCCCAAGTTGTTTCTAACCCcaactacgataaccccaagttttttctaaccctaactacgagAAAGCCAAGTTGTTTCTAACCCcaactacgataaccccaagttgtttctaaccctaactacaaTAACCCCAAGttgtttctaaccctaactacgataaccccaagttgtttctaaccctaactacgataaccccaagttgtttctaaccctaactacaaTAACCCCAACGcgtttctaaccctaactacgataaccccaagttttttctaaccctaactacgataaccccaagttttttctaaccctaactacgataaccccaagttgtttctaaccctaactacgataaccccaacgCGTTTCTAACCAaaactacgataaccccaagttgtttctaaccctaactacgataatcccaagttgtttctaaccctaactacaaTAACCCCAACGcgtttctaaccctaactacgataaccccaagttgtttctaaccctaactgCGATAACCCCAACttgtttctaaccctaactacaaTAACCCCAACGcgtttctaaccctaactacgataaccccaacatgtttctaaccctaactacgataaccccaacgcgtttctaaccctaactacgataaccccaagttgtttctaaccctaactacgataaccccaagttgtttctaaccctaactacgataaccccaagttgtttctaaccctaactgCGATAACTCCAAGttgtttctaaccctaactacgataaccccaagttTTTTCTAACCCcaactacgataaccccaagttttttctaaccctaactacgagaaccccaagttgtttctaaccccaactacgataaccccaagttgtttctaaccctaactacgataaccccaagttgtttctaaccctaactacaaTAACCCCAACGCGTTTCcaaccctaactacgataaccccaagttttttctaaccctaactacgataaccccaagttttttctaaccctaactacgataaccccaagttgtttctaaccctaactacgataaccccaacgCGTTTCTAACCAaaactacgataaccccaagttgtttctaaccctaactacgataatcccaagttgtttctaaccctaactacaaTAACCCCAACGcgtttctaaccctaactacgataaccccaagttgtttctaaccctaactgcgataaccccaagttgtttctaaccctaactacaaTAACCCCAACGcgtttctaaccctaactacgataaccccaacatgtttctaaccctaactacgataaccccaacgcgtttctaaccctaactgcgataaccccaagttgtttctaaccctaactacgataaccccaagttgtttctaaccctaactacgataaccccaagttgtttctaaccctaactacgataaccccaagttgtttctaaccctgactacgataaccccaagttGTTTGTAACCCTAACTGCGATAACTCCAAGttgtttctaaccctaactacaaTAACCCCAACGcgtttctaaccctaactacgataaccccaagttgtttctaaccctaactgcgataaccccaagttgtttctaaccctaactacaaTAACCCCAACGcgtttctaaccctaactacgataaccccaacatgtttctaaccctaactacgataaccccaacgcgtttctaaccctaactgcgataaccccaagttgtttctaaccctaactacgataaccccaagttgtttctaaccctaactgCGATAACTCCAAGTTGTTTCTAACCCTgactacgataaccccaagttGTTTGTAACCCTAACTGCGATAACTCCAAGTTGTTTCTAACCCTgactacgataaccccaacgCATTTCCAACCCTAACTACAATAACCCCAACACGTTTCTAACCCTAATTAGGATAACCCCAACTTGTGTTTAACACTAACTACAATAACCCTAAGTTGTTTCTtaccctaactacgataacccaaaatgtttctaATCCCATTGTTACGATCAGGCAATGACAATTAGAGcgaggcagagtaaaaacatcagcatcatttcactatttaatctgCTCTTACGAAAACAGGTGGGCATAAAAAGGTGTAGGTTTTCAAATGAACAATACACAAATTCTTATTTCTATAATGTTTGGAGTCTAATTACTTCAGttgttgtttttcagtcctttgaagcagtcaagaccagctttgtgatatccaaaaagtgtataaagcattaaaaaaggaccttgttgcttttgtagCAGAGCTAGCAAAGCGTCACACCTGACCATTGTGCTTTgttcaagttcttgtatttctctctgtgtttagtacctTAATGGCAGTTTTAATTCTAAACTTTAAACGgttttacatctgacttcagtaaataaatagacatgccccccccctcccccccccccccaaaaaaaaccatttaagttaataaagtaaataaaataaataaataatgtacatgAATAAAATGGCCTATTAATGCCTGATTTCTAATTAACACGGTCCTCATGCGGGCAGATGTTGCCAGCGGACCAAACAATGCCCAGGTGTGACCTATAATGATGTGGTTTAACTGTGGACTTTTCATAGACTAACATCTTTATAACAATACACAAACATTCATTTCTGTTAGTCCTACACAGTTGTGCTGTAAGTTCTACAGAACATATATTCACAtatactgacacatttctaaaacaacataTGGCTTCAACATCCACGTTCTACTGATGTTTCTAACACTCACAAACTAGATTTAAgtctattttaagtttttttttatctaatacATCTCACTTATAAAGatgcactttatttatttattttattttattttttaatagtttttaaaactcagaaatggctttaacacagctaacaccaACACATAAAATGTCTTCTTTCACTTATTTGACTTTTATTGATACAAAGCTAAGACCACATTCACTACAACTAAAATGTTTCTGACTTAGAAATATGTTTCtgaaactctctctctctctctctctctctctctctctctctctctctctctctctctctctctctctctctctctctctctcaattcaattcaattcaatttgctttattgacatgacaaatttacatacttgtattgtcaaagcttacattagtatatataaatatttgaaaaaaagaacaagtatatacatagaaaaaatggtaataaaatattcattatgtaattagacaattattcacacaaaaaaaagagaaaatattactgtgtgtgtgtggtgggtgtgtggtgtgtgtgtgtgttgtgtgttgtgtgtgtgtgttgtgtgtggtgtgtgtgtggtgtgtgtgtggtgtgtgtgcggggggtgggtggggggatGATCTAatgtttcactcactgtcccggagTGTGTGACACTCCTGTACATATCTGGCTGCAGTGGAGGCTGATGGTCCCTCTCCTAATATAATGGCCAGTTTCTCGCTGTCTGTCAGCGTTCTGAAGCCGCTCACCTCTCTTCCAAACTGATCAAAATATTTGTGTctaattgttgtgtattttgggcagtttagaaggaagtgcacctctgtctcaacctcacctgtcctgcagtgaccacacagtctctcctctctggggatccaggacttttttaacctgcctctctcgatggccaggctgtggtcactcagtctgtatttggtgagaatgtgtctctgcttcgtatctcggacagtgaagagatacgtggccaggttgtattcatgttttagggtcagatagcagttcagtctgttttgggattgagtttgggttgtccaatgttccagataagtgtttttgaggtgtttgataatttgggtgatcctgattggtgtttgggaagcagtgctggtcagaGAGTTAGGGTTGTTAGGGGTCAGAGTGTTGGGCAGTCTCTGGACCAGCTGACACAGGGGACTCTTTTCagggtagagctcttgggataggagtgcctgaaactgcaggcttgttgtgggactggattttaggtgcatccagaatttaagggctctttttttaatattaataattaatgggtatcggcctaattcagccctgcatgcattggttggggtttttctttgtacatgtaaaatcattctgcagaattctgcatgcaGGACTTCAGCGGGATGCTTGTCCCATCTAGTGTAGTCATGATGACTGAGTGGACCCCATACTTCACTACCGTATAGCGCAATGGGCAGGATTATACTATCAAAAATCTTTAACCAGATTCTAATTAGGACGTCAATCttaatgaatttgtttttaattgaatagagGGCTCTGCAGGCCTTCTGTTTCAGTGCATCCACTGCCAGACCGAAGCCTCCTGAGGCGCTGATTTTGAGCCCCAGGTAATCATAAGAAAGGGTGTGGTCTAGGGCGGTGTCTCCTAGATTGAAAGTATATCTGCTTTCCTGAGATCTGGCTTTCTTTTGGAAGATCATGATTTTagatttatcaggatttactgtcagggcccaggtctgacagaacTTCTCCAGCAGATCCAGATGCTGCTGAAGCCCCTTTTCTGTGGGCGACAGCAGCACCAGGTCATCCGCATAGAGAAGAAATTTAACTTccgttttatttagtgtcaggCCGGGATTTGCAGATTGCTCCAATAACACCGCTAAATCATTgatatagatattaaatagaGTAGGAGACAAGCTGCAACCCTGCCTGACACCACGCCCCTGAGTGAAGACCTCAGTCATTTTATTGCCAATTTTTACTCCACATTTATTATTGACATACATTGATTTAATGATGTCATAgactttaccccctacaccattttggataattttataatataatcctTCTTGCCAGATTGAATCAAATGCTTTtctaaaatctataaaacatgcaaaaactttagcatgattttgtttgtgtagatgttggtggattagggtgtgtagggtgtaaatatggtcAGTAGTGTGATGATTTGGTAAAAAGCCGATCTGTCCATTACTCAGGACACTGTGCTCGGTAAGGAAGGCCTGTATCCGGGCGTTAACGATACAGCAGAACaccttccccaggttactgctcacacagatgcctcGGTAGTTGTTGGGGTCGAATTTGTCTCCACTCTTGTAGATTGGGGAAATAAGCCCCCTGTTCCAGATCTCAGGAAAGCAGCCGGATTGGAGAACGATATTGAACAACCTGAGCAGAGCCTGCTGTAGCTGAGGACTGCTGCACTTCAGCATCTCGGTCCTGATGCTGTCAGGTCCGCAGGCTTTTCTGGATTTGAGTTTTTTAATTTGGGTATTCAATTCTTCCGGTGAAATTTGGTAATCAATTGGGTTCTGATAGTTTTTTATGGTAGATTCTAATATATTTAGATTTTCTATGATTTGTTGCTGTTCTGAATTAAAATCGTCTGGTGGTAATTGCTCATATAATTGTTCAAAGTGATTTTTCCAGGTATTTGGATTTTCTATGGCCAGATGATGTGGGTTTTTGTTGCTCAGGTTGTTCCACAGTTCCCAGAATTGATTTTGGTCAATAgagttttcaattttttttagaTACTGAGTATaatagatgtgttttttatgtcgtaAAATCTTTTTATATTCCCTTAGATTTGTAGCATAATTTGTTCGAATTTGATGATTGTTtggttctctgtgtttttggtttgatagaTGTCTTAATTTCTGCCTGATTATTTTACAGTCTTCATCAAACCATTCTTCCTTTTGTgctttttggtttggtttggtgtttATAAAATTGAGACCTGCAATTTTAGCGGATGTATAATATATTCCATTAATTTGTGAAACAGCTCTTTCAACACCTGATTGGTTTAATTCAAATgattctaataaataattgttaataTGATTAATGATTTTTGAGGAACCAACAGCagatttaaatttagcttcgcTGTCATGATTCCATCTGAATGTTCGGTTTAACTGGGATGTTTTGCAGGGCTCATATTTCATGGTTTGATGCTGACTGAGTCGTTTAAGATAAACATTGATTTgacagtgatcagaaagtggGAGTTGTGGTCTGACAGTGAATGCACTAATAGTGGAGGGGTCCATGTCAGTGATCGCATAGTCGACTACACTAGCTCCAAGAGCTGAACAGTATGTAAACCTCCCTAAAGAGTCCCCTCGGATCCTACCGTTAAGAATATACAGACCTGAGGATCGACAGAGGTGCACTAGCTCTTTACCATTCCTGTTCAGGATGTGGTCAGGACTGTTTCTTTGAGAGCAGATAGTGCTGAAGTTGATggatgtttgtttaaatatatatttgttacCAGTAGAATCGATGATATCGTTCTCATTGCCTGTTCTGGCATTTAAATCTCCAACAAGCATGACATTCCCCTGGGCCTGAAAATGTCTGATTTCCTGCTGAAGGTTCTCAAAGAAACAATCCTGATAGTACGGAGACTCTAGAGGGGGGGTGTAAACTGCACATATGTACAAGTCATTTTCACAttcaattatgtttttatttaattttagccaAATATGTGTTGAATGTCTTTTGGTTTCTGACAAATATGATGATAAATTGTCCTTATACCATATTATAACCCCCCCGGAGTCTCTACCATGTTTtatattgctgtgttttatagaGGGCAGCAGAATTTCCCTGTAATTtgggggacagtgagtgttggtgTTATCTTTACACCATGTTTCAATTAGTATGATAATGTCTTGGCCAGAAATGCatgttaaaaaatctaaatttgtGGTTTTAAAACCAAATGTTGAGGAATATAGTCCTTGAATGTTCCAGGAAGAGATTGTAAGAGATTTCATTCTAAGTAAACTATTAAATATTGATTATTAGCCATATACAACAGAAAgcaacagtaataattaagttaattaagtatattaagtatataaatataaaaaggatATATTGTTTTGTGTAATTATCCAACAAGTCTGCAGACGAGCTGGAGCAGCTGCCTCACTTCCTCAAGGGCTGGATGGTCTGGTTGTTTAATACCAGATACAACCTGTGCATAGGAGGGTTGTTGGCAGGTTGGTGGTAGAGCCTCTGCTGCAGTGATGCGCCGGGATCTGCTGGATTCTGCAGTGAGATGCTGGGATCTGCTGGATCCTACAGTGAGATGCTGGGATCTAGTCGGTGCTGCAGTGAGATGCTGGAATCTGGTTGGTGCTGCAGTGAGATGCTGGAATCTGGTTGGTGCTGCAGTGAGATGCTGGAATCTGGTCGATGCTGCAGTGGGACGCTGGGGTTTGGTGGACACTGTGTTGCTGGATGTGGCTCTACTGTGTCCTGCATTACTGGGAGTGGCTCTGTTTGGTCTGCCTCTCTTGGGTTGCACTGTACTCTTAGGCCTATGATTTATGTCATGAGGATAAGGCGTCGTTAACCCTGGGCTTTGTACGGCTCCTCCCAGATCATATGCTAACATCCAGATGTTGTTTTTGTCCACATGTACATGGTCATGTAGGTGTTCTGGAGTTAGCGCTGGGTGATGGGCAATTGTAATGCCcgtgatctctctctctctctctctctctctctctctctcgcacacacacacacacacatgcacacacagcgtgcacacgaacaggagggagagagagagagaactcagcgctttacacagccagacattacacactggaaaggtgaggaaaatgagtggtgggagaccaagtgttcagtctacccacatcttatacatgtgatgggacatagactgtgtatctgtcccctcagagagaatcttttttaacagggcagatcataacagaaaggagaaacaggatcaacccatcaaagatgagctccttggtttttctgaatgccaatcttcactaaatacttacaaatactgtcacctgaatgctttcacctggattttcttttagttttgcacattttcatttatattttgttgagtgatgcttcgttgatgttgtgttgtttcactctagatgcttgtttattttgttttttttattaggattttaacgtcacgttttacactttggttacattcatgactgtgggaggaaaccggagcacccggaggaaacccacgcggacacgggaaagacatgcaaactccacaaagaaaggacccggaccgccccacctgaggatcgaacccaggaccttcttgccgtgaggcgacagtgctacccacttagccaccgtgccatcccactctagatgcaaatgtacaaataatatacacaatcagat
This window harbors:
- the LOC134324119 gene encoding histone H2A-like yields the protein MSGRGKTGGKARAKAKTRSSRAGLQFPVGRVHRLLRKGHYAERVGAGAPVYLAAVLEYLTAEILELAGNAARDNKKSRIIPRHLQLAVRNDEELNRLLGGVTIAQGGVLPNIQAVLLPKKTEKAAKAK
- the LOC134324125 gene encoding histone H1-like, which codes for MAEVAPAPASSAPAKAPKKKTAAKPKKAGPSVGELIVKAVSASKEKSGVSLAALKKALSAGGYDVEKNNSRVKLAVKSLVTKGTLVQTKGTGASGSFKLNKKQTEAKKPAAKKAAAPKVKKTAAKKPKKVAAKKSTAAAKKSPKKPAAAAKKATKSPKKPATPKKAAKSPKKAKAAKPKTAKPKAAKAKKAAPKKK